In one window of Arachis ipaensis cultivar K30076 chromosome B06, Araip1.1, whole genome shotgun sequence DNA:
- the LOC107645760 gene encoding vacuolar protein sorting-associated protein 32 homolog 2 isoform X2: MLEKKEKVLVKKAAAEVEKAKEFTKAKNKRAAIQCLKRKRLYEQQIEQLGNFQLRIHDQMIMLEGAKATTETVDALRVGAATMKAMQKATNIDDVDKTMDEINEQTENMKQIQEALSAPIGSAADFDEDELEAELEELEGAELEEQLLQPATTAPAAPVHVPAGRQPNRPFPAKPTAEEDELAALQAEMAL; encoded by the exons ATGCTAGAGAAAAAGGAGAAAGTGCTCGTTAAAAAGGCAGCAGCAGAAGttgaaaaagccaaagaattCACCAAGGCAAAGAATAAGAGGG CGGCAATACAATGTTTGAAGAGGAAGAGGCTGTATGAGCAGCAAATAGAGCAGCTTGGAAATTTCCAGTTGCGTATTCATGACCAG ATGATAATGTTAGAAGGTGCCAAGGCAACCACAGAAACAGTTGATGCGTTGAGAGTTGGAGCAGCTACTATGAAGGCTATGCAAAAAGCAAC GAACATTGATGATGTTGACAAGACCATGGATGAGATCAATGAGCAGACTGAGAACATGAAACAAATTCAGGAAGCATTGTCAGCTCCAATTGGTTCAGCTGCTGATTTTGATGAG GACGAATTGGAAGCAGAACTTGAAGAGCTAGAAGGTGCTGAGTTGGAAGAACAACTTCTTCAGCCTGCAACTACAGCTCCCGCAGCTCCTGTACATGTCCCAGCTGGGCGGCAACCTAATCGTCCTTTCCCTGCAAAGCCTACTGCTGAAGAAGATGAATTGGCAGCTTTGCAGGCTGAGATGGCTCTTTGA
- the LOC107645760 gene encoding vacuolar protein sorting-associated protein 32 homolog 2 isoform X1: MFTRIFGKPKQEANTLTTLDKLTETLEMLEKKEKVLVKKAAAEVEKAKEFTKAKNKRAAIQCLKRKRLYEQQIEQLGNFQLRIHDQMIMLEGAKATTETVDALRVGAATMKAMQKATNIDDVDKTMDEINEQTENMKQIQEALSAPIGSAADFDEDELEAELEELEGAELEEQLLQPATTAPAAPVHVPAGRQPNRPFPAKPTAEEDELAALQAEMAL, translated from the exons ATGTTTACCCGAATTTTTGGTAAACCTAAACAGGAGGCCAATACTCTAACCACATTGGACAAGTTAACCGAG ACCCTTGAAATGCTAGAGAAAAAGGAGAAAGTGCTCGTTAAAAAGGCAGCAGCAGAAGttgaaaaagccaaagaattCACCAAGGCAAAGAATAAGAGGG CGGCAATACAATGTTTGAAGAGGAAGAGGCTGTATGAGCAGCAAATAGAGCAGCTTGGAAATTTCCAGTTGCGTATTCATGACCAG ATGATAATGTTAGAAGGTGCCAAGGCAACCACAGAAACAGTTGATGCGTTGAGAGTTGGAGCAGCTACTATGAAGGCTATGCAAAAAGCAAC GAACATTGATGATGTTGACAAGACCATGGATGAGATCAATGAGCAGACTGAGAACATGAAACAAATTCAGGAAGCATTGTCAGCTCCAATTGGTTCAGCTGCTGATTTTGATGAG GACGAATTGGAAGCAGAACTTGAAGAGCTAGAAGGTGCTGAGTTGGAAGAACAACTTCTTCAGCCTGCAACTACAGCTCCCGCAGCTCCTGTACATGTCCCAGCTGGGCGGCAACCTAATCGTCCTTTCCCTGCAAAGCCTACTGCTGAAGAAGATGAATTGGCAGCTTTGCAGGCTGAGATGGCTCTTTGA